In the genome of Thermoplasmata archaeon, one region contains:
- a CDS encoding heterodisulfide reductase-related iron-sulfur binding cluster, with protein sequence MNLDQMVLTGILVVSGLLFSARVFQIVRGVRKGMPERWWDHLGARIKNVVLDGIFQRKIYRERPAGVLHAFIFWAFVFLFFSVVEIVTAGYIPGYTLPLGPLDGPLYLGQDLVAALGIVGVLMAIYRRTVSKPRRLMHEGNRAAIVMLLFILTILVSFLFYNAARIVQDASTAMASWRPVSALLAAAVSGAGWGGLAPSLESAMWWVHILSLFTFLAWFPYTKHSHIVFAVFNVFFRRPEPAGAMRPVAAERVESPGAGTVRDLTWVSLLNAFACTECGRCTDNCPAHESGAAMDPMHMMMRLRDAVLAKGGTRPNPLASAADGGVASAEDLFLSVQTPDAVWSCMTCYACVDGCPVFNNHLSKVLEMRRRLTARGELNAGLQGTLESLSRYGNSFKATPKARTKWTRSGPTPVKDARKEPVDFLWVVGDTASYDARCQGLTALTAGVFARSGVDFGTLSDGEWNAGNDVRRVGEEGLFETLRDHNAEAMRACRFHDIVTTDPHTYNTLKNEYPRANGGRVLHYTELLDELIGSGRLRFSKRLPYRVTYHDPCYLGRYNGVYDAPRRILQAVGVELVEMPRNRWKSFCCGAGGGRIWMEEIAGEKQRPADMRVREAASLEGVTVLAVACPKDYVMFTDAVKAAGLEASLQVRDIIELVEEAL encoded by the coding sequence ATGAACCTCGATCAGATGGTCCTCACCGGGATCCTCGTCGTCTCCGGGCTGCTCTTCTCCGCGAGGGTCTTCCAGATCGTCCGGGGCGTCCGCAAGGGGATGCCAGAGCGTTGGTGGGACCACCTGGGTGCCCGCATCAAGAACGTCGTGCTGGATGGGATCTTCCAGCGGAAGATCTATCGGGAACGCCCGGCGGGAGTCCTGCACGCGTTCATCTTCTGGGCCTTCGTGTTCCTCTTCTTCAGCGTCGTGGAGATCGTTACCGCGGGGTACATCCCCGGTTACACCCTTCCTTTGGGACCCCTGGATGGCCCGCTCTATCTCGGGCAGGATCTCGTCGCCGCCCTCGGCATCGTGGGCGTCCTCATGGCGATTTACCGCCGGACGGTCTCGAAGCCCAGGCGCCTCATGCATGAAGGGAACCGGGCGGCCATCGTCATGCTGCTCTTCATCCTCACCATCCTCGTCTCCTTCCTGTTCTACAACGCGGCCCGAATCGTCCAGGATGCGTCAACCGCGATGGCGTCATGGCGGCCGGTCAGCGCTCTCCTCGCCGCCGCCGTGTCCGGCGCCGGGTGGGGTGGGCTCGCTCCCAGCCTAGAGTCCGCCATGTGGTGGGTCCACATCCTCTCCCTGTTCACGTTCCTGGCCTGGTTCCCGTACACGAAGCACTCGCACATCGTCTTCGCCGTCTTCAACGTCTTCTTCCGGAGACCCGAGCCCGCGGGAGCTATGCGTCCCGTGGCCGCAGAGCGGGTGGAATCCCCGGGAGCGGGCACAGTCCGCGATTTGACGTGGGTCTCCCTGCTCAACGCCTTCGCGTGCACGGAGTGCGGTCGCTGCACGGACAACTGTCCCGCGCACGAGAGCGGAGCCGCCATGGACCCCATGCACATGATGATGCGCTTGCGGGACGCGGTCCTCGCGAAGGGGGGCACCCGTCCGAACCCGCTGGCATCGGCTGCCGATGGGGGTGTCGCATCCGCGGAGGATCTGTTCCTGTCCGTCCAGACGCCCGACGCCGTCTGGTCCTGCATGACCTGCTACGCCTGCGTGGACGGTTGCCCCGTGTTCAACAACCACCTGTCGAAGGTCCTCGAGATGCGCCGCCGCCTCACGGCGCGAGGAGAACTCAACGCGGGTCTCCAAGGAACCCTGGAGAGCCTCTCCCGGTACGGCAACTCGTTCAAGGCGACTCCCAAGGCTCGCACGAAATGGACCCGCTCAGGGCCCACCCCGGTCAAGGACGCACGGAAGGAACCTGTGGACTTCCTCTGGGTCGTGGGCGACACCGCGTCGTACGATGCCCGGTGCCAGGGCCTCACAGCCCTGACCGCGGGCGTGTTCGCGCGCTCGGGAGTCGATTTCGGTACCCTGAGCGACGGTGAGTGGAACGCGGGGAACGATGTCCGCCGAGTCGGAGAGGAAGGCCTCTTCGAGACCTTGCGGGACCACAACGCAGAGGCCATGAGGGCGTGCAGGTTCCACGACATCGTCACCACTGATCCGCACACGTACAACACATTGAAGAACGAGTACCCCCGCGCGAACGGCGGGCGGGTGCTCCACTACACGGAACTGCTGGACGAGCTCATCGGGTCGGGCCGGCTCCGGTTCTCGAAGCGTCTCCCCTACCGGGTCACGTACCACGACCCGTGCTACCTGGGCCGATACAACGGTGTGTACGACGCGCCGCGCAGGATCCTCCAAGCGGTCGGCGTGGAACTCGTCGAGATGCCCCGGAACCGGTGGAAGAGCTTCTGTTGCGGGGCGGGCGGCGGCCGGATCTGGATGGAGGAGATCGCGGGGGAGAAGCAGCGGCCCGCGGACATGCGGGTCCGGGAGGCCGCGTCCCTGGAGGGAGTGACCGTGCTCGCGGTCGCCTGCCCCAAGGACTACGTCATGTTCACCGACGCGGTGAAGGCCGCCGGACTCGAGGCCTCGCTTCAGGTGCGAGACATCATCGAACTCGTGGAGGAAGCTCTATGA
- a CDS encoding TIGR00296 family protein — MRYTDSEGVLAVQIAREALEAFVQGHAMRSFVVPKRFEERAGAFVTLSRYGVEDPYEKLRGCIGYPEPFFPLLKAVVKSAEGAAEDPRFPPLRAEELPQVIVEVSLLTPPLPIEVKKQRDLPKQIRLGEDGIVVAQGAYRGLFLPQVASEHHMDAETFLSECCMKAGLLPDAWLDDATRVKKFQTEIFEEVEPRGAIVRQKPS; from the coding sequence ATGCGGTACACGGACTCGGAGGGCGTCCTCGCGGTCCAGATCGCCCGGGAGGCGCTCGAGGCGTTTGTCCAGGGCCATGCGATGCGATCCTTCGTGGTCCCCAAGAGGTTCGAGGAGCGGGCGGGCGCCTTCGTCACGCTGAGCCGGTACGGCGTGGAGGATCCGTACGAGAAGCTGCGCGGGTGCATCGGCTATCCGGAGCCGTTCTTCCCGCTCCTCAAGGCGGTCGTCAAGAGCGCGGAGGGGGCCGCGGAAGATCCGCGGTTCCCGCCGCTTCGGGCGGAGGAGCTTCCCCAAGTGATCGTCGAGGTCAGCCTCCTCACGCCGCCTTTGCCCATTGAGGTGAAGAAGCAGCGGGACCTCCCGAAGCAGATCCGTCTCGGTGAGGACGGCATCGTGGTCGCCCAAGGCGCCTACCGAGGCCTCTTCCTGCCCCAGGTGGCCTCGGAGCACCACATGGACGCGGAGACATTCCTCTCCGAGTGCTGCATGAAGGCGGGACTTCTGCCGGACGCCTGGCTCGACGACGCCACCCGCGTGAAGAAATTCCAGACCGAGATCTTCGAGGAAGTCGAGCCCCGCGGAGCCATCGTGCGCCAGAAACCGAGCTGA
- a CDS encoding Lrp/AsnC ligand binding domain-containing protein, with the protein MRAFVLVKIATGKEREAIDAFQGIPGLEEINFLFGDYDYILTLQAPDTVSMARVIRNRIRKSPGTLQTITMIEAPM; encoded by the coding sequence ATGCGAGCGTTCGTGCTGGTCAAGATCGCCACGGGCAAGGAACGGGAGGCGATCGACGCTTTCCAGGGCATCCCGGGGCTCGAGGAAATCAATTTCCTCTTCGGGGACTACGATTACATTCTGACCCTTCAGGCCCCGGACACGGTCAGCATGGCGAGGGTCATCCGGAACCGGATCCGAAAGAGCCCGGGCACACTCCAGACAATCACGATGATTGAAGCGCCGATGTGA
- a CDS encoding CBS domain-containing protein — MPVEEIMSASPLTIPVDATVAEAATAMRDKEIGSLIVLENGRPAGIITERDIVTKVAAEMKPANATSVREVMSSPLIAVHPHQEVAEAAKIMAARRIRRLPVIKEGKLVGMLTENDVIRVWPQLIEVTREWDRAGLESQFAKGVEGHCDACGVYSTHLVWDRGLLVCPECMSG; from the coding sequence GTGCCCGTCGAGGAGATCATGAGTGCGAGTCCCCTGACGATCCCCGTGGACGCGACGGTCGCGGAGGCGGCCACCGCGATGCGGGACAAGGAGATCGGGAGCCTCATCGTCCTCGAGAACGGGAGGCCCGCGGGGATCATCACGGAGCGCGACATCGTCACGAAGGTCGCCGCGGAGATGAAGCCCGCCAACGCGACGAGCGTCCGCGAGGTCATGTCCTCGCCCCTCATCGCGGTCCATCCTCACCAGGAAGTCGCGGAGGCCGCGAAGATCATGGCCGCCCGGCGAATCCGGCGGCTCCCCGTGATCAAGGAAGGGAAGCTCGTGGGCATGCTTACGGAGAACGACGTGATCCGCGTGTGGCCGCAGCTCATCGAGGTCACGAGGGAGTGGGACCGGGCCGGTCTGGAATCCCAATTCGCGAAGGGCGTCGAGGGCCACTGCGACGCCTGCGGCGTGTACTCGACCCACCTCGTGTGGGACCGAGGCTTGCTCGTGTGCCCGGAGTGCATGAGCGGATAA
- a CDS encoding electron transfer flavoprotein subunit alpha/FixB family protein — protein MIPREVVVVAEHLGGEVTDTTLEMLACAHDLARSVGWRVTCLILTDNPKPFQSLPLNADKVLVVKDAGLGTPNPAAYARVLPHVLKDLSPRLVILGNTSLGIDLAGPLSFTLGAPVVSGCVGVRAEGDRVIVTSRLCGGKLQAQIEPGDGLTIVLLMPGTGHRELGMRDEVPPFEIRSSPAPLESLPVRFLELVEPKMEDLDVRKIPVLVAAGRGIQSKDNLGDLEALAKELGGAVCATRPVVDQGWLPRSRQVGRSGMTVKPRLYLALGVSGAPEHTEGMKGSDLIIAVNRDPEAPIFDIAHYGATVDLLELVPILTEKLREAKGGA, from the coding sequence ATGATTCCCCGCGAGGTCGTCGTCGTCGCGGAGCACTTGGGAGGGGAGGTCACAGATACCACCCTCGAGATGCTCGCCTGTGCGCACGACCTGGCCCGGTCCGTCGGGTGGCGCGTCACTTGCCTCATCCTTACGGACAATCCGAAACCGTTCCAATCGCTTCCCCTCAACGCGGACAAGGTCCTCGTCGTGAAGGATGCGGGGCTCGGAACCCCCAATCCGGCAGCGTACGCTCGCGTCCTCCCGCATGTGCTGAAGGACCTGTCCCCACGGCTTGTGATCCTGGGAAACACGAGCCTCGGCATCGACTTGGCCGGGCCGCTGTCCTTTACCCTCGGAGCACCCGTGGTGAGCGGCTGCGTGGGCGTCCGTGCGGAGGGCGATCGCGTCATCGTCACGAGCCGGCTCTGCGGCGGCAAGCTCCAGGCCCAGATCGAGCCCGGCGATGGCCTGACAATCGTGCTTCTCATGCCCGGGACCGGCCATCGGGAGCTCGGGATGCGGGACGAGGTCCCCCCCTTCGAGATCCGTTCGTCACCCGCGCCCCTCGAGTCCCTCCCTGTCCGGTTCCTGGAACTCGTCGAGCCGAAGATGGAGGACCTCGACGTGAGGAAGATTCCGGTCCTGGTCGCCGCGGGCCGGGGGATTCAGTCCAAGGACAATCTGGGTGACCTGGAGGCGTTGGCCAAGGAACTCGGGGGCGCCGTGTGCGCGACCCGCCCGGTCGTGGACCAGGGATGGCTTCCCCGGAGTCGTCAGGTCGGGCGGTCCGGGATGACAGTGAAGCCGCGCCTCTACCTGGCGCTCGGGGTCAGCGGCGCTCCGGAGCATACGGAGGGCATGAAAGGGTCGGACCTGATCATCGCGGTGAACCGGGACCCCGAGGCGCCCATCTTCGACATCGCGCACTACGGGGCGACCGTGGACCTGCTCGAGCTCGTCCCGATCCTGACCGAGAAGCTTAGGGAGGCGAAAGGGGGCGCATGA
- a CDS encoding HypC/HybG/HupF family hydrogenase formation chaperone, translating to MCLGIPARVVSVRGKEAVLDLRGREVVADASAVSVSPGDYVVTYAGLIVQVLSQEDAEETLALLEQVERAASIVR from the coding sequence ATGTGCTTGGGGATTCCAGCGCGGGTCGTTTCCGTCCGGGGCAAGGAGGCAGTCCTAGACTTACGGGGCAGGGAGGTCGTCGCGGACGCCAGCGCGGTCTCGGTCTCCCCGGGTGATTACGTCGTCACCTATGCCGGTCTGATCGTCCAGGTGCTCTCCCAAGAGGACGCCGAGGAGACGCTGGCCCTGCTCGAACAGGTCGAGCGGGCTGCGTCCATCGTCCGTTGA
- a CDS encoding roadblock/LC7 domain-containing protein: MTALEEMVRALREVSQAEAVAVINRDGGIVAASLPDGVSPETFSIMCAAILGAGMTASTELRHAAPHRVTLESRDSTILIEEIGRRAMLVLVVSPEHSPESLSTVISRFRQAVEKDLG, from the coding sequence GTGACGGCCCTGGAGGAGATGGTCCGCGCCCTGCGCGAGGTGAGCCAGGCCGAGGCCGTCGCCGTGATTAACCGGGATGGGGGCATCGTTGCGGCATCCCTGCCCGACGGCGTCTCGCCGGAGACCTTCTCGATCATGTGCGCCGCGATCCTGGGCGCGGGCATGACCGCATCCACGGAGTTGCGCCACGCCGCGCCGCACCGGGTCACCCTGGAGTCCCGGGACTCCACGATCCTCATCGAAGAAATCGGCCGCCGGGCGATGCTCGTCCTCGTCGTATCGCCCGAGCACTCTCCCGAGAGCCTGTCCACGGTGATTTCGCGCTTCCGCCAGGCCGTGGAAAAGGACCTCGGCTGA
- a CDS encoding Lrp/AsnC ligand binding domain-containing protein translates to MWGVVLLNVSAGKEPEFFSNLGSIQQVRHVFYLFDDYEYLVEVEADSPQEMAKVMTNHIRHLPGVERTATFIEGPKGTESPVLRPEAREEGVPLW, encoded by the coding sequence ATGTGGGGTGTCGTGCTCCTCAACGTGTCGGCGGGCAAAGAACCGGAGTTCTTCAGCAACCTTGGTTCCATCCAGCAGGTTCGGCACGTCTTCTACCTCTTCGATGACTATGAGTACCTCGTGGAGGTCGAAGCCGATTCTCCCCAGGAGATGGCAAAGGTGATGACGAACCACATCCGTCATCTCCCCGGCGTGGAGCGCACCGCGACATTCATCGAAGGACCGAAGGGCACGGAATCACCCGTCCTCCGCCCCGAAGCGCGCGAAGAAGGCGTGCCCCTCTGGTGA
- the pyrC gene encoding dihydroorotase produces MRVIRGRVYYRGRVEPLDLGVDDAGTIVAIRKSLGSRTVEDHGDALILPGCVDMHVHFRDPGLTEKDDFPSGTRSAAIGGVTTVIDMPNTRPPVTTADALRAKWARLRVRAAVDYGLFAAPRDGAGVAALDAATAFKVYMAESTGNLQIAGDNLGAVVRSAGEARRLVVAHAEDAKRFRPGEAATLSGHSQARPKESEVSAIQTLAEIRGEATVHIAHLTCVEALDAVPEGVTTEVTPHHLLLDSSRPLKAFGKVNPPLRSPEDRKTLWDAFAGGRIEVVASDHAPHTRDEKEEPFDEAPAGLPGVATALPLLLRQVRSEALSLERLVDTMATRPAEILGIPKGRIEVGRDADLIVVDARTVTRITARRVRYKCGWTPFEGMEGVFPRTVYLRGERIVEDGEPIAEEDGRPVARNEP; encoded by the coding sequence ATGCGGGTCATCCGGGGGCGCGTGTACTACCGCGGCCGAGTCGAACCCTTGGACTTGGGCGTAGACGACGCGGGCACGATTGTCGCCATTCGGAAATCCCTCGGGAGCCGCACCGTCGAGGACCACGGAGACGCCCTGATCCTCCCGGGTTGCGTCGACATGCATGTCCACTTCCGCGACCCCGGCCTCACGGAGAAGGACGACTTCCCGAGCGGCACGCGGTCTGCCGCGATCGGAGGGGTGACGACGGTCATCGACATGCCGAACACGCGACCGCCGGTGACCACCGCGGATGCGCTCCGGGCCAAGTGGGCTCGGCTACGCGTTCGCGCGGCCGTCGACTACGGGCTTTTCGCGGCGCCTCGAGACGGTGCAGGGGTGGCCGCACTCGATGCCGCAACCGCGTTCAAGGTCTACATGGCGGAGAGCACGGGCAACCTGCAAATCGCTGGAGACAACCTCGGTGCGGTTGTTCGCTCTGCGGGAGAGGCGCGCCGACTCGTGGTCGCGCATGCGGAGGACGCAAAGCGGTTTCGGCCGGGCGAGGCCGCCACGCTATCCGGTCACTCGCAGGCTCGGCCGAAGGAATCGGAGGTCAGCGCGATTCAAACGCTGGCGGAGATCCGAGGCGAGGCGACGGTCCACATCGCGCACCTCACCTGCGTCGAGGCGCTCGACGCCGTCCCTGAGGGCGTGACCACTGAGGTGACGCCCCACCACCTGCTCCTCGACTCCTCGCGACCGCTCAAGGCTTTCGGAAAGGTGAACCCTCCCCTCCGGTCGCCCGAAGACCGCAAGACCCTCTGGGATGCGTTCGCCGGCGGCCGCATCGAGGTCGTCGCGAGCGACCATGCCCCGCATACCCGAGACGAGAAGGAGGAGCCGTTCGACGAGGCTCCGGCCGGCCTGCCCGGCGTCGCCACGGCCCTCCCGCTCCTCCTGCGGCAGGTGCGCTCGGAGGCACTCTCCCTGGAGCGGCTCGTGGATACGATGGCGACGCGGCCCGCGGAGATCCTCGGGATCCCGAAGGGGCGCATCGAGGTCGGCCGGGACGCGGATCTCATCGTGGTCGACGCTCGCACGGTGACCCGGATCACGGCCCGACGCGTGCGGTACAAGTGCGGCTGGACCCCCTTTGAGGGGATGGAGGGCGTCTTCCCTCGCACGGTCTACCTCCGCGGCGAGCGGATCGTTGAGGACGGCGAGCCCATCGCGGAGGAGGACGGGAGGCCTGTCGCGCGGAACGAACCGTGA
- a CDS encoding (Fe-S)-binding protein: MSAESLLVNVEERGTAGDATEEFMRRMLNLPMGDKLLSCIQCGMCSGACPLGYAMDYTPRKMISALRAGRVDDLYRSGAIWLCVSCFNCSYRCPVGVPITDRLIAGLREELLGRGVGVPPELQAAFEKTSRYGNPFGESPKKRDAWTKEAGVEVPILHDGDSAEVLWWVGCFGSYNKRNLKDTIALARILTALDVDFGILGVDERCSGDLRCTSQGEEGLFDVLYQHNAEELGKRRFKEVLVGDPHAYNAFNKEYRRLGTPLDVSHYTQFLAARASDLKRRMKKDITAKVTYHDSCCIGRRNGEYEAPRTLLETIPGVRLVEMPRNRENALCCGGGGGANWLDSYIWQRTRVPLPMQRVQEAAKTGAEILAIPCPLEVPRFEDAIKTAGLEGRLQVREISHMVAEGLGLVGGSRA, from the coding sequence GTGTCTGCGGAATCGTTGCTTGTGAACGTCGAAGAGCGCGGGACGGCGGGCGATGCCACCGAGGAATTCATGCGGCGGATGCTCAATCTCCCTATGGGAGACAAGCTCCTCAGTTGCATCCAGTGCGGCATGTGCAGCGGTGCATGCCCTCTGGGCTACGCGATGGACTATACCCCCCGGAAGATGATTTCCGCCCTGCGGGCCGGTCGGGTCGATGATCTCTACCGCAGCGGTGCTATCTGGCTATGCGTCTCCTGCTTCAACTGCAGCTACCGATGCCCGGTCGGCGTCCCGATCACCGACCGCTTGATTGCCGGCCTGCGGGAGGAGTTGCTCGGCCGCGGGGTTGGCGTTCCCCCGGAACTCCAGGCCGCCTTCGAGAAGACCTCGCGGTACGGCAATCCATTCGGCGAGTCCCCCAAGAAGCGGGATGCGTGGACGAAGGAGGCGGGGGTGGAGGTGCCCATCCTCCATGACGGGGACTCCGCGGAAGTCCTGTGGTGGGTCGGGTGCTTCGGCTCTTACAACAAGCGGAATCTCAAGGACACGATTGCGCTCGCTCGGATTCTCACGGCCCTCGATGTGGACTTCGGGATCCTAGGCGTGGACGAGCGGTGCAGCGGGGACCTCCGGTGCACGAGCCAGGGTGAGGAGGGTCTGTTTGACGTTCTCTACCAGCACAACGCGGAGGAGCTGGGGAAGCGGCGGTTCAAGGAGGTCCTCGTCGGCGACCCCCACGCCTACAACGCGTTCAACAAGGAGTATCGCCGCCTGGGTACGCCGCTGGACGTCAGCCACTACACCCAGTTCCTGGCGGCTCGCGCCTCGGACCTCAAGCGACGGATGAAGAAGGACATCACCGCGAAGGTCACCTACCACGACTCCTGCTGCATCGGCCGGCGGAACGGAGAGTACGAGGCGCCGCGGACCCTGCTCGAGACGATTCCCGGCGTGCGCCTCGTCGAGATGCCGCGGAACCGGGAGAACGCCTTGTGCTGCGGAGGCGGTGGGGGCGCGAACTGGCTGGACAGCTACATCTGGCAACGCACTCGGGTGCCTCTGCCCATGCAGCGGGTCCAAGAGGCCGCGAAGACCGGCGCGGAGATCCTCGCCATCCCCTGCCCCCTCGAAGTCCCACGCTTCGAGGACGCCATCAAGACCGCAGGTCTGGAGGGGCGTCTCCAGGTCCGCGAGATTTCCCACATGGTGGCCGAGGGCCTCGGGCTCGTCGGGGGGTCCCGGGCGTGA
- a CDS encoding V4R domain-containing protein, translating into MARLVKISQEELDSVRKLYESVMSYACHGLFFREGMVLADEMVKSLSPNADPLVAARQMILDRGWAEDVLFTAAGARVQGSIEVSPGSDMETCHRIRGILSKVLEAKTKQRVRLNEVECVSTGAKECVFEREGGA; encoded by the coding sequence GTGGCCCGGCTCGTCAAGATTTCTCAGGAAGAGCTCGACTCCGTGCGGAAGCTCTACGAGAGTGTGATGTCGTACGCGTGCCACGGCCTCTTCTTCCGCGAGGGCATGGTCTTGGCCGACGAGATGGTGAAGTCCCTCTCGCCGAACGCGGACCCCTTGGTGGCGGCGCGGCAGATGATCCTGGACCGGGGCTGGGCCGAGGACGTCCTCTTCACGGCCGCCGGGGCGCGCGTACAAGGCTCCATCGAGGTCTCGCCCGGATCCGACATGGAGACCTGCCACCGGATCCGCGGGATCCTCTCCAAGGTCCTCGAAGCGAAGACGAAGCAGCGCGTCCGCCTGAACGAGGTCGAGTGCGTGAGCACGGGCGCGAAAGAGTGCGTGTTCGAGCGGGAGGGAGGCGCGTGA
- a CDS encoding ribosome biogenesis/translation initiation ATPase RLI, producing the protein MRVAVVFKDRCQPKRCHLECITFCPPQRTGTEVIWISQETGKAEISEETCIACGICTKKCPFDAIRIIGLPEELKEDLVHQYGKNAFRLFRLPVPKKGSVIGLLGPNGIGKTTTVGILSGETAPNLGHYRRKKPHWEEVLEYFKGTELHDYLEKISTGQLRAAIKPQYVDRLNKVYSGRVRNLLTKIDTGDRLGSLMEPLGLPSFIDRDIGQLSGGELQRVAIAATMLKDADVYFFDEPSSYLDIYQRLQVAKVIQGLAKEKYVVVVEHDLAVLDFLAETVYLMYGSEGAYGIIAEPRPVRTAINVYLGGYMKEENIRFRDREIRFESRPPRGDWKAETLVSFDGLTKRYDNFELTVRPGKLRKGEVVGVVGPNATGKTTFVKMLAGEETPTTGAVQGKWQVSYKPQYLESAYEGTVRELFLNAIGKKTESGYFETEILEPLKVRGMLERDVSTLSGGELQRVAIALCLGRDADIYLIDEPSAYLDSNQRMEAAKTIRRIMEREARTGLIVDHDVYFIDMVSDSIMVFSGEPGRTGVGEGPFPMREGMNRFLKMVGVTFRRDADTNRPRINKLDSRLDREQKSSGEYYYAVEEAANAA; encoded by the coding sequence CACGTTCTGCCCGCCCCAGCGGACGGGGACGGAGGTCATCTGGATCAGTCAGGAAACCGGGAAGGCAGAGATTAGCGAAGAGACATGCATAGCCTGTGGGATATGTACAAAGAAGTGTCCATTTGACGCGATTCGTATTATTGGGCTACCCGAGGAGCTCAAGGAGGATCTGGTCCACCAGTACGGCAAGAACGCCTTCCGTCTGTTCCGATTGCCGGTACCCAAGAAGGGGTCCGTGATCGGTCTGCTCGGGCCCAACGGGATCGGCAAGACGACCACGGTAGGCATTCTGAGCGGCGAGACCGCGCCCAACCTGGGGCACTACCGGCGGAAGAAGCCCCACTGGGAGGAAGTCCTGGAGTACTTCAAGGGGACCGAGCTCCACGACTACCTCGAGAAAATCTCGACCGGCCAGCTCAGGGCGGCGATCAAGCCGCAGTACGTGGACCGCTTGAACAAGGTCTACAGCGGCAGGGTGCGCAATCTGCTCACCAAGATCGACACGGGCGATCGGCTCGGCTCCTTGATGGAACCCCTCGGCTTGCCGAGCTTCATCGACCGGGACATCGGGCAGCTGTCCGGCGGCGAACTCCAGCGCGTGGCGATCGCCGCCACCATGCTCAAGGACGCGGACGTCTACTTCTTCGACGAGCCCTCCTCCTACCTGGACATCTACCAGCGGCTCCAGGTCGCCAAGGTCATCCAGGGGCTCGCGAAGGAGAAGTACGTTGTCGTGGTCGAGCATGACCTCGCGGTGCTCGACTTCCTCGCGGAGACCGTCTACCTCATGTACGGGTCCGAGGGCGCCTACGGGATCATCGCGGAGCCGCGGCCCGTCCGCACTGCAATCAACGTGTACCTGGGCGGCTACATGAAGGAAGAGAACATCCGCTTCCGCGACCGGGAGATCCGCTTTGAGTCCCGGCCGCCTCGCGGCGACTGGAAGGCGGAGACCCTGGTCTCCTTCGACGGCCTCACGAAGCGCTACGACAACTTCGAGCTCACGGTCCGACCGGGCAAGCTTCGGAAGGGCGAGGTCGTCGGAGTGGTCGGCCCGAACGCGACCGGCAAGACGACGTTCGTGAAGATGCTGGCCGGCGAGGAGACACCGACGACGGGGGCGGTCCAAGGCAAGTGGCAGGTCTCCTACAAGCCCCAATACCTGGAGTCCGCCTACGAGGGGACCGTGCGCGAGCTCTTCTTGAACGCGATCGGGAAGAAGACGGAGTCCGGATATTTCGAAACGGAGATCCTCGAGCCCCTCAAGGTCAGAGGGATGCTCGAACGGGACGTCTCGACCCTCTCCGGCGGGGAGCTGCAGCGCGTCGCGATCGCCCTCTGCCTCGGTCGGGACGCGGACATCTACCTGATCGACGAGCCGTCCGCGTACCTCGACTCCAACCAGCGCATGGAGGCCGCGAAGACGATCCGCCGGATCATGGAGCGCGAGGCGCGGACGGGCCTGATCGTCGACCACGACGTCTACTTCATCGACATGGTCTCCGACAGCATCATGGTCTTCTCGGGCGAACCCGGACGCACCGGGGTCGGCGAAGGGCCGTTCCCGATGCGGGAGGGGATGAACCGCTTCCTGAAGATGGTCGGGGTTACGTTCCGGCGGGACGCGGACACGAACCGCCCGCGGATCAACAAGCTCGACTCCCGCCTGGATCGGGAGCAGAAGTCGTCGGGCGAGTACTACTACGCCGTCGAGGAAGCCGCGAACGCCGCGTAG